The genomic DNA GCGAAGACGACACAGCAGATAACGCAGTCAGCAGCGAGCTGAACACTCATGTCGACGCACCGGCAAGCTCGAACGAAGATATTTCCGAATCGCTTCAACGAATGATCATCGACTTGGTGGTCGACCAGACGGGTTACGATGAAAGCATCATCGACATGGATGCTGACCTGGAGGGTGAACTTGGCGTCGATTCTATTAAACGGGCACAATTGCTGGGTGAGCTTGAAACGCAGTACGAGTTGCAATCTATCCGCGAACAGAATTTGCGGCTGTCTGATTTCCCGACCCTCGCGTCGATCCACGCGTATGTGCTTAAGCACTTGACCTCGGCCGATAGCGAAAAAGAGCAGCCCGCCAACCAAACCGCCAACCACAGCGGCGAAAAAAAAAAATCTCCTACCCTAACTGAGCAAGCGACCTATCAAACGGAGCCGGCACCGTTGAAGACGCCGGCCCAGGGTACTCACCGCTTCGTCCTGAGAACTTGCGAGGCTCCTCGGTACGAGGGCACGCCGAATCAGCCAAGGTTTAGCGGACCAGCATTGATTGTCGGGGACAATCCGATCGCTGACGCGATCATCAAGCGTTGGAAGATGACCGGATTGCCCTATCATCAAATCGGCTCTGATTTGAATTGGGACCAAATTGATTCGATCATTCAATCGATTTGGAAAGACGGTGTATCCCAACATTTGTTTTTGACGACGCCCCACGACGCGGAAGCCAGTTGGTCGACGCTGGACGCTCGCGCATGGCAAGCAAGAAAAGTCGCAGCGCTTTCGATCCCGTATCGCGTGTGTCAATTATGGATGCAAAAAGTCATCGACGATGAATTGATGGATCAATCCTCGTTGGTCTCTTTTGTTCGCAATGGCGGCCAGTTTGGCTTTGATGCGGGCAGCGGCGAAAACCTAGCGAATCGTTCAGCCGAGTCGGGTGGAATTGCAGGACTCACCAAAGCAATGCTGATTGAGGCTTGGATGCGTGGTTATCGTGACACTCCCATGCTGGTCGTCGACGGTGCAAAGAACGCTACCGCCGACGCAATCGTCGATGGCGGCTTCCGAGAACTTGCAGTGCCTTCCTACGACGAAGAAGTGATCGTGGATGGGCCTTTACGCCGAGCAACACGGGCCCAGTATCAACCGATCCCTCAAGCAAACTTAGCCGCCGATCGCGTTCATTCGGTTAATATCACACCGGGTGGAGTCTGGCTTGTGGCGGGCGGCGGACGTGGCATCACCGCCATGACGGCGATGGAATTAGCTCAGCGACACGGTCTTAAACTGCACTTGCTTGGTATGGCCAAAGCCGAACCGATCGATCCGCACACTCGCGAGCGAGCGCAAATCGATCGGGCTCAACTGCGACGCGACACCATGAATCGCGTCCAGCAAAGCGGCGGCAACCCGGTCAAGCATTGGCGCAACTACGAAAAAGCGATCGAGATTGACCAAACATTACAGCAATGTCGCGAGCGTGGTATTGAAGCAACTTATCACAGCGTGGATGTCTCCGACGCGCAAGACGTTGCCCAACTTGTTGCGAGTATCCGCCGATCCGATGGTCCTATACGGGGTGTAATTCAGGGTGCTGGCTCCGGTCAAGACGCTCGATTTGATCGCAAACGTCCCGACAAAGTCCAACAATGTTTAGATGCGAAGATTGACGGCTGTGTTTCCCTTGCCGCAGCCACGCAAGCTGACCCGCTTGAATGGTTTGTTGGCTTCGGTTCGATCAGCGGCCGGTTCGGCGCTAATGGGCACACCGATTACAGCGCCGCCAATGACATGCTTTCTAAGATAATTGGACGTCTTCGCGCCGAGCGTCCCCATACCAAATGCGTGACCTTTCATTGGCACGCGTGGGGTGATGTCGGGATGGCAACAAAACCAGAAGCCAAACTCGCGTTAGACATGATTGGCATGGAGTTCATGCCAGCTCAAGAGGGGTTGCAACACTTCCTGAACGAGATTGAAAACGGTGGCGATGATGCAGAAGTACTGATCACCGATCGTCGATACGTTCGCAAGTTTTTCCCCAACGAACAACACACATCCACTGATGTTCTCGCCGCACCGGCAGCAATGCTAGATCCATCAGAGAATGGATGGTCCGATCACAACCTTCGCGATACGTCATTCAAGGTAACCCTTGATCCCGAACGTGATCTATTCTTGAAAGAACACTTGGTTCAGGGACGACCGACATTGCCATTCGTGATGGCGATCGAAATGCTTAGCGAAGCCGCGTCGATTCATCAATCACTTTCATCAGGAAAGCCGCAACGTGTGAGTTCGCTACGTAACGTGCAAGCTATCCGGCCGTTGAAGTGCTTAACGGATGATGCGTTCGCAGTCGAATTGATCCCCGGCAATGATTCGCATTCTTGGAAATTGGTGAGTGACTTGCGTCGTCGCGACGGAAGGTTGGTGGAGGCTGCTCGCGAGCACTTTACCGCGAGTGTTGAATTAGAAGACGCGACCGCATGCAAACCTACGCGATACGATTCCGTGGACTTGCTTGACCACTTGCGAGTCGATGCAAAAGCGATCGAGTACATGCCCGAAGACGCGCCGGTATATCACGGCCCATCACTGCAGTGCCTTCGTGAGATCGAGTTTGCAATGGACGGCCAGATCCCGGTCGCGTTAGGAACGATCGTGGCCCCGAGTCCCGCACACCTTGCCGGTGAATCGCGGCCTTTAGTGGGTTGGACCATATCACCCGCGACGATGGATGCGGTCTTGTATGCCGCGGGAATGTTGGCATACCAAGTTGGCAATAGACCTAGTTTGCCAGTTCTCTTCGACGAAATTGAATTGGGACGACTACCCCATCCTGGCGAACCGCTTCGCGTCGTTGTCCGCTGGGTAGACTCACTTGAAGAATCAACTAGCGAAATTGCTGGAGGACGTTTGTCAGCAGTCTTGGCCGGCCAAAATCGAGATCTCATCTTGCGGCTCGATGGTTATCGAGTTGGATGGCTGAGTTAGGCGAATGTACCAAAGTGAAACCTCTCTGACCGCAGTCCTGCCGGCAAGTGACTACGTTGACACGGCGGCATCCGAGCGCGACACGCACACCTTTCGCGAACAGAGTTGGCAACTTGTTGGCGTCACCGACATGCTTAAGAATGCTGGTGATTATGTGGCCGACGAGCGAATGGGCGTTCCAATCCTGATACGTAATCACGATGGCCAACTGACAGCGTTGCACAACGTTTGCGCCCACCGCCATTGTCAATTGGTTGACCAAGGGTGTGGTCACGCCGAAGAACTTAAGTGTCCCTACCACGGATGGCGATATGGTGCCGACGGCCGGACCAGGAAATTGCCAGGCGCGTCAAACTTCCCCAAGTTTGAGCGAGATGATTATCGGCTACCTCAATTTTCGCTAGAGCAGGTCGGTTCACTTGTGTTTGCTCACCTTGGCGGTCCGAACCGATCCATGGACGACCAAGCTTCATGGAAGACCTTGTTTGCTGATCGAACAGATCCCAAGCGATGGCGATTCAGTTTCACCGATCAACTTGAATACCCGTGCGACTGGAAAATTGTGGTCGAAGGGTCGCTTGAAAGTTATCACCTGTCGGAAGTTCACGCCGAAACGTTTGGGAAGGATCCAGGTGAAGAAAACAGCGATCACGAATTGCGAGACTGGGGAACCACGTTTTCTACTACGCTTCGGGATGACGCATTCTTGACACGTTTGGAAGAGCGCACGATACGGTACTTAACGGGTTCCTTTGACCCAACTTACCGGCATGTGCATGTTTTCCCCGGTGTGATGGCATCTTTGACGGATTCGCTGAGCTTAATCTACCAAGTGTATCCGACCGGTAATCAAACCTGCGCGCTTCGGGTATTTGGATTCACGCCTCGGGTCACGTCTTCAAGTCCAATCAAGCGAAGCATCAGCGCGGCGCTGCGACGAACCGCCGAAGGCCTCGCTCGCAAAGTCCTAGATGAGGATGCAGCGATCTTTCCTAAGATTCAAGCCGGAATGGTCGCCGCTGCGAGTGTGCCCGAAACCGGTGGGCGAACCGTCAGCTCTCGAATTTTTGGTCGCTGTGAAGAGCGACTTCACGCGTTTCAAACCAATTGGGCCGAATTATCCCAGCCTTCCTGACGCAACGAGCAGAATGATTGAATATGCTCTAGGGCAACCGACGTTCCACTGACACGACACAGACACATTCGGAAACGATGAAAAACGATCTCCAAGGACGAACCGCATTGGTGACCGGCGCAAGCCGAGGGATTGGTCGCGCAATCGCGCTCGAACTGGCCCGCCAAGGCGCTCGCGTCGCCGTGAATTTCCTGAATTCACAAAGTGCCGCGGTTGAAGTAGCAAGGGCCATCGATCAAATGGGCGCCGACGTGATGTTGGTCAAAGCCGATATCTCATCAGCGGACGACATCGCTGCTATGGTTGCCGAGGTCGAACATCAATTCGGTGCACTCGACACGATCGTTAGCAATGCTGCCGCGGGTGGGTTCCGTGATCTAGCGGACCTCACTCCGGTCAATTTTGAAGCCACCATTCGCAATAACTCCGCACCCGTGATTTGGTTAGCGCAAGCTGCCGCCAAAGCGTTGAAGTCCGCCAATCATCATGGCAAGATGGTTGCCGTTAGCAGTCACGGATCTCGCTGGGCGGTGCCTCACTATGGAGCGATCGGTGCTTCCAAGGCAGCCCTGGAAAGTTTGATGCGCCACCTGGCGCTCGAACATGGGGACGATGGAGTGAATTTTAACTGTGTATTGCCGGGAATTATTGCTACCGACGCAATCGCCAGCATGCCGGGCGCCGATGCGTTGGTCGATGCTGCAACCGATCGCATGATGGTGGGCAAACGCAAGTTGTGCGAGCAAGACGTTGCCGAAGTAGTCGCGTTCCTATGTAGCGACGCTAGCGATTTAATCCAGGGGCAAACATTGATTGTCGACGGTGGAGTTAGCATCCGTGCCTGATTCTGTCGCCGAATTGATTTCAGCGAAGAATTCCGAAGTCACATCTACCGTCGTTGAGCGTTACTTCGCGCGACCGTGCCACGGTTCGGGAATGGTGTTCGATGGCGCGGTATCCGTCGAAGGCGAAATTGATCTTGAACGATTAACACAGTCGTGGCATTTGGTGGTTCAATTTCAACCGCGTCTGTTTGCAAGGCTGTCGGGCAAAGGAACGAAACAAAAATGGAACTTGCGTCCCTTTAGCGCAGACGAATGGAAGATCGAAATTGCCAATGGATCAGCGTACAATCGTGATCAATTGATTGCCTCCATAGCGCCTCGACAAGGCATCGCTGGAAGGCTCGTGATTCATCAGGTCGAGACGAGCGAATGCGTTTCAAGACTGCATTTCTTCTTTCACCATTCGGCCATCGATGGCGTGGGTGCGATCCGAATCGTCACCGCTGTGCTTCGTCAGTATCAATCCGAATCGCTAGGCAGTCCGACCAAACGAATTGCAAATGATGCCGATACTGACGAGACATCGAAGCAATCCGATCGTCCAAGCGACAGCAATGCGAACGCAGCGGTTAAGCGACGTTTGATTAGCCTTCCCAACCCACGAAACGCCTGGGTAACCATTCGCGGGCACAACGCGATGCTGGATCGACATTCACACGACAGATTACCCAGTCTCGAATCGGACCATCTTCAACGATCGCTTGTTGAATCACACGGACCGTTCGTACGAACCACGCTAGGCCAGCACACCTCCTCGCGATTGCGACAGCATCTGCGTCGAAAGAGTGTCACTCTTAACGACTTCTCGGTCGCCATTACTCTTAAAGCGCTTAGCCAAATCATATCACCGAGGTGGGGCAGATACTTATGCGTGATGAATCCTGTACAAACCCGTACTTGGAAACAACGCCGCGAAACGAACAACCATGTTGGCTTTGCTTTTGTCCGAAGGCGGCATGAAGAACTGGAATCGGTGGACCATTGCGTTGAAGGTGTACAGAAACAGTTGACCTATGTTCGAGAGCACGGAATCGCGCACGAACTAGCCGATGGCATGAAAATTCTTGAGTCCATTCCGTTGGGATTTCCCACGGTTGAAAAGCTTCGCTGGTTTCTCCCTACTGCAAGCGTGACGTGTCTATCAAATTTGAAGTTTGGACGACGATTGGGACTGGAGTCCAGGACGAGCGATTTGAGCCCGCATGACCAGAAAAAAACGCATTTCATCGGAAATGCTAAGCTAAAAGACATCGAGTTCCTTGCCCCAATGCAGTCAAATGGGCAGCTAGCAATCACAATATGGGAAACAAGTGACAGTGTTTCGCTATCGTGGAGGCACGTCGGAACGGTCGCGGCGGCGGAGCGATGCTTGGCCTTGGCATCACTCTGGACGAGTCTGGTCGACGAGCAAATTTCAAAATGACTTCGCGGTTCATAGTGCCGCCTACGGAATCATCATCTGAGCAAGTTTATGAACAACCAAGCTACATTGAAAATGGCGACCCTCGGAATGTTTGCTCTTGTTGCCGGGATGTTGGGATGGTCCCTAATGCAACAAGAACAGTCCCATTCAACCGCTCACGCCGATGCGACGTCTAGCCAATCCAAAGTGAAGCCCACTCCGATCAGTGATCTTAGCCTTGGTAATTTCGGCGATGGTATTTCGCAGTCCGATGAAAGTGACACAAACAAGACCACCAAGGTCGATTCGCCCGAACTTATATTGAAGGTTGGGAAAATTGGTTCCACGCCTGATCGCCAAGAAGTAACCACGATCAGCCATTTGCCTTACACAGGTACCGAAATTCGCCGGATCTACACCGCGTCTGCGGATCGCGCATGCCGCATGTTGGTACCAGGTTCGCCAGTGGTTCCCGCTCGCACCGGTGCTCGACCAGGACGAGTCGGTACTTATGGTCGAATCCCGACGTTCACCATCGGCTTGACATTAGGCAGCGAGGGAATCGACAAGTTACCCACCGTCACTCGCACGCAGGTTGAGAAGTACTTGCGAAAGCACAGACTTTCCGTGCAGCCGATTTTGTTCCACGACGAATCGGGACACTTGTACTTCGGTACCGATTGCCAAACAGCATTCTTTGAACTTGATCGACCCGGGGTCACCGTGGATGCCGAGCCGATGATCGAAACCGCCGTTCAACGTTTCCGAGCCTTAGGTATCGTCGGCGATGGCTCGAGCGCCCGAATTAGTTCGCCCGGTGGCATGCAAGAAACCAATACAGTTCTCGGCCGAACGCTAGCCATGGCGTTCACTTTCGAGAAAGCGGAAGGCCTGCTTGCGCTTACCTCCACCAAGCCTAAAGTCACGACTGAGCTCTTGCTGCTGCATTTGCCTGCCGAATCAACCGTCGACAATCCTGACGTGCGAGTCTTTATTACTAGCGACGATCGACAGACACTGCATCGTTTGGACGTCAGCAACGAACGCCTCCATTCGCCCATCCCTACCATCTCGGCCGAGATTCGGTTCGCCAAAACGGTCCTGATGGGAATGTATCCCGCTGGGCCAATTGTGACCGGAATACGTTTTCGCAGCGAAGGCGTCGTTCCCATGGAAGCCGTCTTGCAAATGACCCGTGCCAGCAAGGAAACGGGTGCTTCGCCGATGTCAGTGACTGAGATTCTTGATCAGTTCGGCGATTTGTCACAACAACTACCGACTGAATTCACGGATAGAAGCATGCGTCAAAGCGGCCAACGTCCTTCGATGATCGAAAATCGACTGGATCGTTTGATGCAGCAGCGTAGCAATTCTCGGACGGGATCCCCTAATCAGTCCACCGGTAGTGAGGTCAATGAAGAGCGTTCGCCCACCAAGGTCAAAATGATGACCGGTCTGGGTAAGTAAGACTCGGTGGCGTGCTTTCCTTTAGCGGTTCACTTCATTGGTAGTATCGAGTCGCAAGTGCCATTAGTAACAGGAAGGTAGCGAACCGGAGCGACTAACCTTCCGCACACTCGCTGGCAAAGTTAACGATCTTGGCCGGCGCGGATTCTGGCCTGTGCTAATCTTCTTTGTGCGTGCTGATCTTTGTGCGTGCTGATCTGGGTGCGAGCCGATCTTTGTCTACGCTGGCATGAAGTCACCAAGAAAATGCGTTGACATCCCCACCCAAAACAGACAGAATGTCTGAACAGAGCCATCGCTACGATCCCGCACTCGCGGTTCCGCCATGCCTGGGGAAGTTCAAGTGAATCTACTGACACACAAACCGATTTCGCGAGCCACGATTGCGCACGCCGGTTTTACGATCGTTGAACTGCTTGCCGTTGTCGTTGTGATTGGAATGTTGGTGGGCTTGCTGCTACCGGCCGTCCAGAGTGCCCGCGAAGGAGCACGCCGAATTTCGTGCAGTTCTAATTTGGCTCAAATCGGCCTTGCGGTCACCGGATATCACGTCACTTTCGATCAGTTCCCGGTTCAATTGTCTGGTACCGACGGCAGTGAGGTATTGCACCACGACAACGATCGCAGGCTAAGCATCTTCGTTGCCATACTTCCATTCATAAGCCAAGAGCAATTTGCCGACGCGATCGCACAGCCGCTACCTAAGCCGTCCTACGTGGCGTCTGGTTGGAACGATGGGTACGAGATGAGCGACATGGGCGATATGGGCAATATGGATTTCGAGGATGCGAAAGACGACGTTCAAGATGAGTTCTGGGGTGCTGGTGGCCCTGAACCTTTTGTCCATCAGTACAGACCCTGGGTCACCGAAATTCCTTCGTTCCGTTGCCCAAGCGATCCCGGATATGGGAGTCCATCGTTAGGACGCATCAACTACGCAGCATGCATTGGCGATGGCATCGTCGGTTCATCCACCGGTGCAATGAAGCTAGTGAATGGTCGCTATGTTCACGACGATGAATTGCAAAAGACGATTGACGTTTCCATGCGAGGGATCTTCGTTCCTCGACAGGTCACACGGTTGAAGGACATAGATGACGGCAGATCACAAACGATCTTGCTTGGTGAAATTGCGACCGGATTGAGTGACGGGGATTGGCGGACAACCCCAGCGATTGCATCACTCGTCGACTCGTCGGCTTCGCTGCGCGACCAGCCCAACATGGCTGAGACCAGCCCACTTGTTGATCCGGAACGACCTAACTTCTGGAATGATGAAGTCCAGCTCGGTAAGTCTTTAAGCCAACTGGGCCAGCAACGTGGATACCGATGGGCTGATGGAATGCCACTCTATACATCATTCCAAACGATTTCGGCTCCTAACTTCGGGATCATTCTTGATGAGAACCGCGATGACAGCGACGGAGTTTTGCCATCTAGCAGTCGTCATGAAGGCGGTGTTCACGTTTGCTTGGCTGATGGTGCCGTGCGTTTCGTAACGGACTCGATCGATGCGGGAAACCCATCCGCCAAAACCGTCTACCCCGGCAGTTATCCCGATGTTAATCCACCGAGCCCTTACGGTTTGTGGGGGGCACTGGGCACGCGTGGGTCCAGCGAGCTAGCAGCCTCTCAATTCGAATCGCTGTAGGTCGACTACGACGTCCGACCTTCCCATAGCAACATCACAACCGGTTCGCCCTGGCGAGTCGAGCGCTTGCAACGTTAGAATCGTGGTTCAGCCACTTTACGTTGTATCGCTAGTGCCAGGACGGCAATTTTATATGAGCCAAGTCGAATCGTCAGACGAAGGCAACCAGTTTGGCACGATGAGTGGCGTCTTTACGCCGTGCGTGTTGACGATCCTGGGCGTCATCATGTTCCTGAGGTTTGGCTTCGTTGTTGGCCAGGCCGGCGTACTGATGACGTTGGGCATCGTCATCGCCAGCAAGCTGATCACGTTGTTGACCGCGTTGTCACTTTCGGCAATCGCCACAAACACCAAGGTCGAAGGTGGCGGAGCGTACTTTTTAATCAGTCGTTCGCTCGGGCCTGAGTTCGGTGGTGCGATTGGAATATTGTTCTTCTCTGCGCAAGCCCTTTCCGTGTCGATGTACGTGATGGGTTTTACCGAGGCCGCCGCCGGCTACTTGCCCGCCGGGATCTCTCCCACACTGGTCGCAACGCTAACCAATTTCGCAGTCTTCGCATGCGTGGTCATCGGCGCTGGATGGACCCTAAAGCTGCAATTTTTCATACTCGCGGCGATTGTCGCCTCGTTGGCCTCGTTCTACTTTGGCGCTTATCAATCGTTCGACACTCACATGTTGAGCGAAAACTTTATGCCGCAGTTTGATCATGGCGAATCGTTCTGGACGATGTTTGCCTTGTTCTTCCCGGCGGTGACCGGGATCATGGCGGGGGCGAACATGTCAGGTGACCTGCGTGATCCTGCGCGTTCGATTCCTCGCGGAACGTTGGCTGCGATTGGCGTCACAGCGGTTATCTACTTGTCGCAAGCGTTCTTGCTTGCTGGATCACGCCCACGATCCGCGTTGGTCGAAAACGCGATGGTCATGTCCGACATTGCGATCCTGCCGGCCTTCATTGCCGCTGGTGTGTTCGCCGCCACCCTTTCGTCGGCTTTAGGCAGCATGATGGGAGCCCCACGCATTTTGCAATCACTCGCTCGTGATCGTTTGTATCAAGTTCTCCAGCCCCTTGGTGTGGGTTCGGATCGAGATGGAGAGCCTCGACGCGCCATCCTGACCACGTTCCTAATTTCGCAAGCAGCGATCCTGTTGGCGGATCTCAATACGATTGCTCCTTTGATCACGATGGCTTTCCTAGTCACTTATGGGTTGTTGAACCTCGCCACGTTCTACGAGGCGATCACGAAGAACCCCAGCTACCGTCCTCAGTTCAAGCTTTGCCATTGGTCCACATCGCTTGCCGGTGCGATTGGCTGCGGACTTGTCATGGTCCTTATCGATTGGCGATGGGCGATTGTGGCCATCGGTTTAGTCGCTGGTTTGCACGCCTATCTTTCGCGGATTGATGTGAAGTCGGACTGGGGCAACCTGCAAAGCGGCTTATTGTTTGAACGCACACGTCGGAACTTACTTAAGCTCGAAGACGAACTGTATCACCCCAAGAACTGGCGTCCCTTTGTATTGGCACTCAGCGGGACAGGATTCAGTCGACCTCATTTGGTGGTGTTTGGAAGTTGGCTAACATCACAAACCGGCGTGTTAACCCTCGGACAAGTCATACCCGGTGAACTTGACGATCGGCACCGACGGCGAGATTCCCAGGAACGCATCCTGCACAGCATGATCAGCGAACACAACCTCAGCGCGTTCCCAGCCGTTGTCGTTGCAGCCGACTACATCGCGGGCGTCGAAGCCCTGGTCCAATGCCAAGGGCTCGGAAGATTGCG from Rubripirellula amarantea includes the following:
- a CDS encoding aromatic ring-hydroxylating oxygenase subunit alpha; this translates as MYQSETSLTAVLPASDYVDTAASERDTHTFREQSWQLVGVTDMLKNAGDYVADERMGVPILIRNHDGQLTALHNVCAHRHCQLVDQGCGHAEELKCPYHGWRYGADGRTRKLPGASNFPKFERDDYRLPQFSLEQVGSLVFAHLGGPNRSMDDQASWKTLFADRTDPKRWRFSFTDQLEYPCDWKIVVEGSLESYHLSEVHAETFGKDPGEENSDHELRDWGTTFSTTLRDDAFLTRLEERTIRYLTGSFDPTYRHVHVFPGVMASLTDSLSLIYQVYPTGNQTCALRVFGFTPRVTSSSPIKRSISAALRRTAEGLARKVLDEDAAIFPKIQAGMVAAASVPETGGRTVSSRIFGRCEERLHAFQTNWAELSQPS
- a CDS encoding SDR family oxidoreductase codes for the protein MKNDLQGRTALVTGASRGIGRAIALELARQGARVAVNFLNSQSAAVEVARAIDQMGADVMLVKADISSADDIAAMVAEVEHQFGALDTIVSNAAAGGFRDLADLTPVNFEATIRNNSAPVIWLAQAAAKALKSANHHGKMVAVSSHGSRWAVPHYGAIGASKAALESLMRHLALEHGDDGVNFNCVLPGIIATDAIASMPGADALVDAATDRMMVGKRKLCEQDVAEVVAFLCSDASDLIQGQTLIVDGGVSIRA
- a CDS encoding DUF1559 domain-containing protein; translated protein: MPGEVQVNLLTHKPISRATIAHAGFTIVELLAVVVVIGMLVGLLLPAVQSAREGARRISCSSNLAQIGLAVTGYHVTFDQFPVQLSGTDGSEVLHHDNDRRLSIFVAILPFISQEQFADAIAQPLPKPSYVASGWNDGYEMSDMGDMGNMDFEDAKDDVQDEFWGAGGPEPFVHQYRPWVTEIPSFRCPSDPGYGSPSLGRINYAACIGDGIVGSSTGAMKLVNGRYVHDDELQKTIDVSMRGIFVPRQVTRLKDIDDGRSQTILLGEIATGLSDGDWRTTPAIASLVDSSASLRDQPNMAETSPLVDPERPNFWNDEVQLGKSLSQLGQQRGYRWADGMPLYTSFQTISAPNFGIILDENRDDSDGVLPSSSRHEGGVHVCLADGAVRFVTDSIDAGNPSAKTVYPGSYPDVNPPSPYGLWGALGTRGSSELAASQFESL
- a CDS encoding APC family permease, with translation MSQVESSDEGNQFGTMSGVFTPCVLTILGVIMFLRFGFVVGQAGVLMTLGIVIASKLITLLTALSLSAIATNTKVEGGGAYFLISRSLGPEFGGAIGILFFSAQALSVSMYVMGFTEAAAGYLPAGISPTLVATLTNFAVFACVVIGAGWTLKLQFFILAAIVASLASFYFGAYQSFDTHMLSENFMPQFDHGESFWTMFALFFPAVTGIMAGANMSGDLRDPARSIPRGTLAAIGVTAVIYLSQAFLLAGSRPRSALVENAMVMSDIAILPAFIAAGVFAATLSSALGSMMGAPRILQSLARDRLYQVLQPLGVGSDRDGEPRRAILTTFLISQAAILLADLNTIAPLITMAFLVTYGLLNLATFYEAITKNPSYRPQFKLCHWSTSLAGAIGCGLVMVLIDWRWAIVAIGLVAGLHAYLSRIDVKSDWGNLQSGLLFERTRRNLLKLEDELYHPKNWRPFVLALSGTGFSRPHLVVFGSWLTSQTGVLTLGQVIPGELDDRHRRRDSQERILHSMISEHNLSAFPAVVVAADYIAGVEALVQCQGLGRLRPNTILLGCPLTVDRMRVFGGLLRNLEGLGRSVVVLRRMDEPDNDWVAPRGTIDVWWRGRANGELMVLLAHLLLENPSWQNRTLRLLRVVDTDAGISEVRSHLDGLLREARIAGKTKVVVSSDPASAIQTTSRDAALVFLGMEPPEPGQEDEFFFRTEQLVGKLPRVALVRSAGGMRLES